The following proteins come from a genomic window of Alnus glutinosa chromosome 10, dhAlnGlut1.1, whole genome shotgun sequence:
- the LOC133880041 gene encoding very-long-chain aldehyde decarbonylase CER1-like has protein sequence MATKPGILTDWPWKPLGSFKYVILAPWAVHSTYSFMVKGESERDPLYFLILPFLLVRMLHNQIWISLSRYRTAKGNNRIVDKGIEFEQVDRERGWDDQILFNGVLFYVGYMINLPGTHNLPFWRSDGVVMATLLHAGPVEFLYYWLHRALHHHFLYSRYHSHHHSSIVTEPITSVIHPFAEHIAYFMLFAIPLLTTSFTGTASIASYLCYITYIDFMNNLGHCNVELIPKWLFTVFPPLKYFMYTPSFHSLHHTQFRTNYSLFMPIYDYIYGTMDKSSDALYEAALKRREESPDVVHLTHLTTPESIYHLRLGFASLASRPHTSKWYLWSMWPVTLLWSLILTWNYGQTFVLESITFQKLKLQSWMIPRYNIHYMLQWRRKSLNNLIEEAILDAEVRGVKVLSLGLLNQGEKLNKNGELYIQKYPQLKIKLVDGSSLIVAVVLNSIPKGTTQVFLRGKLTKVAYGIANALCEMGIQVALPYTDEYERLQLRLTTKSKNNLILSTSYANQKTWLVGERWNEGEQLKASKGTLFIPFSQFPPKKMRKDCLFYSTPAMITPTSFINMHSCENWLPRKVMSAWRVAGILHALEGWNVNECGNTLLNIEDVWRASLRHGFRSFTVPI, from the exons ATGGCTACGAAACCAGGGATCCTCACAGACTGGCCATGGAAGCCTCTTGGTAGCTTCAAG TACGTGATTTTGGCTCCATGGGCGGTTCATAGCACTTACTCGTTCATGGTAAAGGGAGAAAGTGAGAGAGACCCCTTGTACTTCCTTATACTTCCATTCCTTTTGGTGAGGATGCTGCACAACCAGATATGGATTTCTCTATCCCGTTACCGAACAGCCAAAGGCAATAATAGGATCGTGGACAAAGGTATCGAATTCGAGCAGGTTGATAGAGAAAGGGGCTG GGATGATCAGATCTTGTTCAATGGAGTACTATTTTACGTAGGCTATATGATTAATCTTCCAGGGACTCATAACCTACCCTTCTGGAGAAGTGATGGTGTGGTTATGGCAACTCTGCTTCATGCGGGTCCAGTGGAGTTCCTCTACTACTGGCTTCACAGAGCATTGCACCACCATTTCCTTTACTCTCGCTACCATTCCCACCACCATTCTTCCATTGTTACTGAACCAATTACCT CTGTGATCCATCCGTTTGCAGAACACATAGCGTATTTCATGCTCTTCGCAATACCATTGTTGACAACATCGTTCACGGGGACTGCCTCAATAGCATCATACTTGTGTTACATCACATATATTGATTTCATGAACAACTTGGGTCACTGCAATGTCGAGCTCATTCCAAAGTGGCTCTTCACCGTCTTTCCCCCGCTCAAGTACTTCATGTACACCCCCTC ATTTCATTCACTACATCACACCCAATTCCGCACCAACTATTCACTTTTCATGCCTATATATGATTACATATATGGGACCATGGACAAGTCCTCAGATGCTCTATATGAGGCTGCACTAAAAAGACGTGAAGAGTCACCTGATGTGGTACATTTAACGCATCTAACAACACCGGAGTCCATCTATCATCTACGGCTAGGATTTGCCTCCTTGGCCTCAAGGCCCCATACTTCCAAATGGTACCTGTGGTCGATGTGGCCTGTGACACTACTATGGTCTTTGATTCTAACTTGGAACTATGGCCAGACATTTGTTCTAGAGAGCATCACTTTCCAAAAGCTCAAATTGCAGTCTTGGATGATACCAAGATACAATATACAT TACATGTTACAATGGCGAAGGAAATCCCTCAACAACTTGATTGAAGAAGCTATACTAGATGCTGAAGTGAGAGGAGTTAAGGTGTTAAGTCTAGGTCTTCTAAATCAG GGGGAGAAACTTAATAAAAATGGTGAGCTTTACATCCAAAAGTACCCTCAGCTTAAAATAAAGTTGGTGGATGGAAGCAGCTTAATAGTGGCTGTTGTGCTAAATAGCATTCCAAAAGGAACAACTCAAGTTTTTCTCAGGGGCAAACTTACTAAGGTTGCTTATGGCATTGCCAATGCTCTATGTGAAATGGGTATTCAG GTTGCATTACCATATACGGATGAGTATGAGAGGCTTCAATTAAGGCTGACCACAAAGTCGAAAAATAACTTGATCCTTTCAACAAGTTATGCTAATCAGAAG ACATGGTTAGTGGGAGAAAGATGGAACGAAGGCGAACAATTGAAGGCATCAAAAGGAACATTATTCATTCCCTTTTCTCAGTTCCCACCAAAGAAAATGCGGAAAGATTGCTTATTCTACAGCACACCAGCAATGATCACTCCCACATCTTTCATCAACATGCACTCTTGTGAG AATTGGCTGCCAAGAAAAGTAATGAGTGCATGGCGTGTTGCTGGGATATTGCATGCCCTAGAGGGCTGGAATGTGAATGAGTGTGGAAACACTTTGTTAAATATCGAGGATGTATGGAGAGCAAGCCTTCGACATGGGTTCCGTTCTTTTACGGTGCCCATTTGA